One genomic region from Mastacembelus armatus chromosome 21, fMasArm1.2, whole genome shotgun sequence encodes:
- the LOC113123225 gene encoding olfactory receptor 6K3-like: MKSNNSLTPSYFQFTVFADYGPLRYLFFSLCLLIYMIIISANVVIILTVCLENSLHQPMYIFICCLSLNSLYGSAGFFPRFLMDLLSDTHFISRPFCVIQMYFIITYKSHDVNILTVMAYDRFVAICQPLHYHSKMTFRTVLLLLIFVVLYPVCVLMYFFYLAGNLPLCANKLHRIFCTIWSVVQLSCVDTTLINISGQFLVVISIFVPLFFVLYTYLRILLVCRRSSSDFRGKALQTCLPHIVTFGNFCISLCCEFSLSLYNAEKVNPLVIVVLSLECLIIPPISNPLVYGLNLPQIRKVIFGFLREGFPK; this comes from the exons ATGAAGAGCAACAACAGCCTGACTCCCTCCTATTTTCAGTTCACTGTGTTTGCAGACTATGGGCCCCTCAGATATCTGTTCTTCAGCCTGTGTCTGTTGATCTACATGATTATAATCTCTGCTAATGTTGTCATTATTCTGACAGTCTGCCTGGAGAACTCTCTGCATCAGCCCATGTATattttcatctgctgtctgtctttaaaCTCTCTGTACGGCTCGGCCGGCTTCTTCCCCAGGTTCCTGATGGACCTTCTGTCCGACACTCATTTCATCTCACGTCCGTTCTGTGTCATTCAGATGTATTTTATTATCACATACAAATCACATGATGTGAATATTCTCACAGTCATGGCCTATGACAGATTTGTTGCAATTTGTCAGCCTTTACACTATCacagtaaaatgacatttaggacggtgctgctgcttctcatttTTGTTGTGCTctaccctgtgtgtgttttaatgtattttttctatCTGGCTGGCAATTTGCCGTTATGTGCAAATAAACTGCACAGGATTTTTTGCACAATCTGGTCTGTAGTTCAGCTCTCCTGTGTGGACACAACACTGATCAACATATCAGGCCAGTTTCTTGTTGTGATATCGATCTTTGTCCCCCTGTTCTTTGTCCTGTACACCTACCTGCGCATTCTGCTTGTTTGCAGGAGAAGTTCATCTGACTTCAGAGGAAAGGCTTTACAAACCTGCCTGCCCCACATAGTCACATTTGGGAACTTTTGCATCTCTTTATGCTGCGAGTTTTCATTGAGTCTTTATAATGCTGAAAAAGTAAATCCacttgttattgttgttttatctCTGGAGTGTTTGATCATTCCTCCCATCAGTAACCCTCTAGTTTATGGCCTGAATCTGCCTCAGATCAGAAAAGTAATTTTTGGATTTCTAAGGGAAG gtttccCTAAATGA
- the LOC113123224 gene encoding olfactory receptor 6K3-like, with the protein MKSNNSLTPSYFQFTVFADYGPLRYLFFSLCLLIYMIIISANVVIILTVCLENSLHQPMYIFICCLSLNSLYGSAGFFPRFLMDLLSDTHFISRPFCVIQMCIIQLYLGHELTLLTVMAYDRFVAICQPLHYHSKMTFRMVLLLLMFVVLYPVCFLGYLFYLASSLPFCRNKLHRLFCTTFSVVELSCVDTIAISRVGQVFAVILIIVPLSFVLYTYLRILLVCRRSLSDFRGKALQTCLPHIVTFGNFCISLCCELLLSQYNLVKVNTSVSVALSLEFLIIPPISNPLVYGLNLPQIRKYILRLSKLTC; encoded by the exons ATGAAGAGCAACAACAGCCTGACTCCCTCCTATTTTCAGTTCACTGTGTTTGCAGACTATGGGCCCCTCAGATATCTGTTCTTCAGCCTGTGTCTGTTGATCTACATGATTATAATCTCTGCTAATGTTGTCATTATTCTGACAGTCTGCCTGGAGAACTCTCTGCATCAGCCCATGTATattttcatctgctgtctgtctttaaaCTCTCTGTACGGCTCGGCCGGCTTCTTCCCCAGGTTCCTGATGGATCTTCTGTCCGACACTCATTTCATCTCACGTCCATTCTGTGTCATTCAGATGTGTATTATTCAACTCTACCTAGGACATGAGTTAACTCTTCTCACAGTCATGGCCTATGACAGATTTGTTGCTATTTGCCAGCCTTTACACTATCacagtaaaatgacatttaggatggtgctgctgcttctgatgtttgttgtgctctaccctgtgtgttttttaggtTATCTTTTCTATCTGGCCAGCAGTTTGCCTTTCTGTAGAAATAAACTGCACAGGCTTTTTTGCACCACGTTCTCTGTAGTTGAACTCTCCTGTGTGGACACAATAGCGATCAGTAGAGTAGGCCAGGTTTTTGCAGTAATATTGATTATTGTCCCCCTGTCCTTTGTCCTGTACACCTACCTGCGCATTCTGCTTGTTTGCAGGAGAAGTTTGTCTGACTTCAGAGGAAAGGCTTTACAAACCTGCCTGCCCCACATAGTCACATTTGGGAACTTTTGCATCTCTCTGTGCTGTGAGCTTTTACTGAGTCAATATAATCTTGTCAAAGTAAACACATCTGTCAGTGTTGCTTTAtctctggagtttctgatcatTCCTCCCATCAGTAACCCTCTAGTTTATGGCCTGAATCTGCCTCAGATCAGAAAA tatatattacggctgtcaaaattaacgtGTTAA
- the LOC113123222 gene encoding olfactory receptor 10J5-like — translation MKSNNSLTPSYFQFTVFADYGPLRYLFFSLCLLIYMIIISANVVIILTVCLENSLHQPMYIFICCLSLNSLYGSAGFFPRFLMDLLSDTHFISRPFCFIQIFVIYTYASYEMSVLCIMAYDRFVAICQPLHYHSKMTFRTVLLFLIFAVLYPVCVFGCFFYLATNLPLCGNKLHRIFCTSVSVFQLSCVDTTAISRVGQVFAVISIFVPLSFVHYTYLCILLVCRRSSSDFRGKALQTCLPHIVTFGNYCISLFCEVSLSQYNVDVNPFVSVALSLEFLIIPPINNPLVYGLNLPQIRKVIFRCCKRPNMNEFL, via the coding sequence ATGAAGAGCAACAACAGCCTGACTCCCTCCTATTTTCAGTTCACTGTGTTTGCAGACTATGGGCCCCTCAGATATCTGTTCTTCAGCCTGTGTCTGTTGATCTACATGATTATAATCTCTGCTAATGTTGTCATTATTCTGACAGTCTGCCTGGAGAACTCTCTGCATCAGCCCATGTATattttcatctgctgtctgtctttaaaCTCTCTGTACGGCTCGGCCGGCTTCTTCCCCAGGTTCCTGATGGACCTTCTGTCCGACACTCATTTCATCTCACGTCCGTTCTGTTTCATTCAGATATTTGTTATTTACACATATGCATCATATGAGATGTCTGTTCTCTGCATAATGGCCTATGACAGATTTGTTGCTATTTGCCAGCCATTACATTATCacagtaaaatgacatttaggacggtgctgctgtttctgatttTTGCTGTGCTctaccctgtgtgtgtttttggttgcTTTTTCTATTTGGCAACCAATTTGCCGTTGTGTGGAAATAAATTGCACAGGATTTTTTGCACCAGTGTGTCTGTATTTCAGCTCTCCTGTGTGGACACTACAGCGATCAGTAGAGTTGGCCAGGTTTTTGCTGTGATATCGATCTTTGTCCCCCTGTCCTTTGTCCACTACACCTACCTGTGCATTCTGCTTGTTTGCAGGAGAAGTTCGTCTGACTTCAGAGGAAAGGCTTTACAAACCTGCCTGCCCCACATAGTCACATTTGGGAACTATTGCATCTCTCTGTTCTGTGAGGTGTCATTGAGTCAGTATAATGTTGACGTAAATCCATTTGTCAGTGTTGCTTTAtctctggagtttctgatcatTCCTCCCATCAATAACCCTCTAGTTTATGGCCTGAATCTGCCTCAGATCAGAAAAGTGATTTTTAGATGTTGCAAAAGGCCCAACATGAATGAATTTCTGTGA